A window of Tautonia plasticadhaerens contains these coding sequences:
- the truA gene encoding tRNA pseudouridine(38-40) synthase TruA: MRNLKLTICYDGSDFHGWQRQPGLPTVQEALESAVEQITGERPDATASGRTDAGVHALGQVVNFYTASKLGPGVLLRGINAKLPRSVRVLEAEEVPQAFHATLDARSKRYRYVIDNAPIPDPFRLRYCWHVGTGLDEERMHRASQALKGRHDFRSFETEWPNRTSSVRTIFDIGVARDGPVVTLEVEADGFLYNMVRSITGTLVLIGGGRRPESFAAEALAAQSRKDAGPTAPPQGLFLRYVRYDRTSAGVVPAIRPVRPGARPDPPRRGGPLTPGAP; encoded by the coding sequence ATGCGGAACCTCAAGCTGACGATCTGCTACGACGGCTCCGACTTCCACGGCTGGCAGCGCCAGCCCGGCCTGCCGACCGTGCAGGAGGCGCTGGAATCGGCCGTCGAGCAGATCACCGGCGAGCGGCCGGACGCCACGGCCAGCGGCCGGACCGACGCGGGGGTCCATGCCCTCGGCCAGGTGGTGAACTTCTACACGGCGTCGAAGCTGGGCCCCGGCGTGCTCCTCCGGGGCATCAACGCCAAGCTGCCGAGGTCCGTCCGGGTTCTGGAGGCCGAGGAGGTGCCCCAGGCCTTCCACGCGACGCTCGACGCCAGGAGTAAGCGGTACCGATACGTCATCGACAACGCCCCCATCCCCGACCCCTTCCGCCTCCGCTACTGCTGGCACGTCGGCACCGGGCTCGACGAGGAGCGGATGCACCGGGCCTCGCAGGCGCTGAAGGGCCGGCACGACTTCCGGAGCTTCGAGACGGAGTGGCCGAACCGGACGAGCAGCGTCCGGACGATCTTCGACATCGGGGTGGCCCGAGACGGCCCGGTCGTGACGCTCGAGGTGGAGGCCGACGGGTTCCTCTATAACATGGTCCGGTCGATCACGGGGACGCTCGTGCTAATCGGCGGCGGCCGTCGCCCCGAGTCGTTCGCCGCCGAGGCCCTGGCCGCCCAGAGCCGTAAGGACGCCGGGCCGACCGCACCTCCGCAGGGGTTGTTCCTGCGATACGTCCGGTACGACCGCACCTCCGCAGGGGTTGTTCCTGCGATACGTCCGGTACGACCGGGCGCCCGCCCCGATCCCCCCCGTCGAGGAGGGCCGCTGACGCCCGGAGCCCCATGA
- a CDS encoding glycosyltransferase family 4 protein, which yields MKIVHVITRLILGGAQENTLLTVEGLHHRHRDDVTLITGPAEGPEGDLFDRAERGGLKVELMPELVRAIRPSTDLKAYRLLRQAFRRLRPDVVHTHSSKAGIVGRAAAWDERVPLVVHTIHGLPFGPSEKPWRNRLYVGLERWAARRCHAIVSVCDAMTEQALAAGVGLPEQYETIYSGMEVGPFLDPPRPRSEVRRELGLPDDAVAFATVARLFERKGHEDLLGIAPGVLEANPKVRFVWIGSGILRDRLEAEADRLGVRDAITFTGLVPPGRIPELLNACDAVLHPSYREGLARVLPQGLIVGRPAISYDVDGAREVVTPETGILVPFLDRGALADAILDLAGNDDRRRALGREGRRRFADRFRHEVMVDRIRSLYERRLGSPALDATAPGDARGGAAVG from the coding sequence ATGAAGATCGTCCACGTGATCACCCGACTGATCCTCGGCGGCGCCCAGGAGAACACCTTGCTGACGGTCGAGGGGCTGCACCACCGCCACCGAGACGACGTCACCCTGATCACCGGCCCCGCCGAGGGGCCCGAGGGGGACCTCTTCGACCGGGCCGAACGGGGCGGGCTGAAGGTCGAATTGATGCCGGAACTGGTCCGGGCCATCCGGCCGTCGACGGATTTGAAGGCGTATCGGCTGCTCCGCCAGGCGTTCCGGAGGCTCCGGCCCGACGTCGTCCACACGCACAGCTCCAAGGCCGGGATCGTCGGCCGGGCGGCGGCCTGGGACGAGCGGGTGCCCCTGGTCGTCCACACGATCCACGGCCTGCCGTTCGGCCCCTCGGAAAAACCCTGGCGGAACCGGCTCTACGTCGGCCTGGAGCGCTGGGCCGCCCGCCGTTGCCACGCGATCGTCAGCGTCTGCGACGCCATGACCGAGCAGGCGCTCGCCGCGGGCGTCGGCCTTCCCGAGCAGTACGAGACGATCTACAGCGGCATGGAGGTCGGGCCGTTCCTCGACCCCCCCCGGCCCCGGTCCGAGGTCCGCCGGGAGCTGGGCCTGCCCGACGACGCCGTCGCCTTCGCCACCGTCGCCCGGCTGTTCGAGCGGAAGGGGCACGAGGACCTCCTGGGCATCGCGCCGGGGGTCCTGGAGGCGAATCCGAAGGTGCGGTTCGTCTGGATCGGCAGCGGCATCCTCCGGGACCGGCTGGAGGCCGAGGCCGACCGGCTCGGCGTCCGGGACGCGATCACCTTCACCGGGCTGGTGCCGCCGGGTCGGATCCCGGAACTGCTGAATGCCTGCGACGCGGTCCTGCACCCGAGCTACCGGGAAGGGCTCGCCCGGGTCCTGCCCCAGGGCCTGATCGTCGGCCGCCCGGCGATCAGCTACGACGTGGACGGGGCGAGGGAGGTGGTCACTCCCGAGACGGGCATCCTCGTCCCGTTCCTCGACCGCGGGGCCCTGGCCGACGCGATCCTCGACCTGGCCGGCAACGACGACCGGCGCCGGGCCCTCGGTCGGGAGGGCCGACGCCGGTTCGCCGATCGGTTCCGGCACGAGGTCATGGTCGACCGGATCCGGTCACTCTACGAGCGTCGGCTCGGCTCCCCGGCCCTCGACGCGACGGCCCCGGGCGACGCTCGGGGCGGGGCCGCCGTCGGGTGA
- a CDS encoding ArnT family glycosyltransferase has product MDAPDPTTDTAMTGADPAEAAGRRLPWREAALIGLLALSLNLAGNGRASLWDRDEPRYAGCTREMRQSGDLINPTFNAEPRYHKPVLIYWLMLAGTALGGDNPFGARLVSSVAGMGVCLMTWALGRRLFGPKEGRWAALALATAPIMVAESKLATTDATLLVWFVGAQWAIWELSQKPSRLATAAFWSCMALSVLTKGPVGPALIVAASGLTWWFGGPTLGYRRLLAPLWPDASGLDEGLRFREAIARGGIAGLFSSAITAVELTARVAGRWLASNWGVLLFLAIALPWYVAIGIASEGAFFSVAWGYHVIKRATESIETHGGFPGYYVALTIPLLYPWSALLPAGIAGLWRRRKASMAAAFVLGWIVGPLLLLEVARTKIIHYYLPAYPACALVVGWLVVALSRSEVNLRRWTLGGTSLGLLAGLGVALTVGSLAGAVAFPGGLRWSCLAFSAVVGVGTFYAVERLRGGSAERAASALVGSWAAALLIFGAAFLPSVEPYRLPQKVAAALDEVEREEGAVPVLASFKPPGIVYSIGHPVPELLGRAGADLMARREGPLVSALLPVEVEALRQHPRLEVEERGTIRGFNIERFKNEELTLAVIRPKPGSISPDGGPAPSVARGRRVEGRGAEPTLVE; this is encoded by the coding sequence TTGGACGCGCCCGATCCGACCACCGACACCGCGATGACGGGCGCCGACCCGGCCGAGGCCGCCGGTCGCCGCCTCCCCTGGCGAGAGGCCGCCCTGATCGGCCTGCTGGCCCTGTCGCTGAACCTCGCCGGCAACGGCCGGGCCAGCCTCTGGGACCGGGACGAGCCGAGGTACGCCGGCTGCACCCGGGAGATGCGCCAGAGCGGGGACCTGATCAACCCCACGTTCAACGCCGAGCCCCGCTACCACAAGCCGGTGCTCATCTACTGGCTCATGCTCGCCGGCACCGCCCTGGGCGGCGACAACCCGTTCGGCGCCCGGCTGGTCTCCTCCGTCGCGGGCATGGGCGTCTGCCTGATGACCTGGGCCCTCGGCCGTCGCCTGTTCGGCCCGAAGGAGGGGAGGTGGGCGGCGCTGGCCCTGGCCACGGCGCCGATCATGGTGGCCGAGTCGAAGCTGGCGACCACCGACGCGACCCTGCTCGTCTGGTTCGTCGGCGCCCAGTGGGCGATCTGGGAGCTGTCGCAGAAGCCCAGCCGGCTGGCGACGGCCGCCTTCTGGAGTTGCATGGCCCTCTCGGTGCTGACCAAGGGGCCGGTCGGCCCGGCGTTGATCGTGGCCGCCTCGGGCCTGACCTGGTGGTTCGGCGGGCCGACGCTCGGCTACCGACGCCTGCTCGCCCCGCTCTGGCCCGACGCCTCGGGCCTGGACGAGGGGCTCCGCTTCCGGGAGGCGATCGCCCGGGGGGGGATCGCCGGGCTGTTCTCCTCGGCGATCACGGCGGTCGAGCTGACGGCCCGGGTCGCCGGGCGATGGCTGGCGAGCAACTGGGGGGTGCTGCTGTTCCTGGCGATCGCCCTGCCCTGGTACGTCGCCATCGGGATCGCCAGCGAGGGGGCGTTCTTCAGCGTCGCCTGGGGCTACCACGTCATCAAGCGGGCGACCGAGTCGATCGAGACCCACGGCGGGTTCCCGGGCTACTACGTCGCCCTGACGATCCCGCTGCTCTACCCGTGGTCGGCCCTGCTGCCGGCGGGGATCGCGGGGCTCTGGAGGCGTCGGAAGGCGTCGATGGCCGCGGCCTTCGTGCTGGGGTGGATCGTCGGGCCACTCCTGCTGCTGGAGGTGGCCCGGACCAAGATCATCCATTATTACCTGCCGGCCTACCCGGCCTGCGCCCTTGTGGTGGGCTGGCTGGTGGTGGCGCTGTCGAGGTCGGAGGTGAACCTCCGGCGCTGGACGCTGGGCGGCACCTCGCTCGGCCTGCTGGCCGGGCTGGGGGTGGCGCTCACGGTCGGCTCGCTGGCGGGGGCGGTGGCGTTCCCGGGCGGATTGCGGTGGTCGTGCCTGGCGTTCTCGGCCGTGGTGGGGGTCGGGACGTTCTACGCCGTGGAACGCCTCCGGGGCGGGTCGGCGGAGCGGGCGGCCTCGGCCCTGGTCGGGTCGTGGGCGGCGGCGCTGTTGATCTTCGGGGCGGCGTTCCTGCCGAGCGTCGAGCCCTATCGCCTGCCCCAGAAGGTGGCGGCGGCCCTCGACGAGGTCGAGCGGGAGGAGGGGGCGGTGCCGGTGCTGGCCTCGTTCAAGCCGCCGGGGATCGTCTACTCGATCGGCCACCCCGTCCCCGAGTTGCTCGGCCGGGCCGGGGCCGACCTGATGGCCCGCCGGGAGGGGCCGCTCGTCTCGGCACTCCTGCCGGTCGAGGTCGAGGCGCTCCGGCAGCACCCCCGGCTGGAGGTGGAGGAGCGCGGCACGATCCGCGGCTTCAACATCGAGCGGTTCAAGAACGAGGAGCTGACCCTCGCCGTGATCCGGCCGAAACCCGGCTCGATCTCACCCGACGGCGGCCCCGCCCCGAGCGTCGCCCGGGGCCGTCGCGTCGAGGGCCGGGGAGCCGAGCCGACGCTCGTAGAGTGA